Proteins encoded in a region of the Rhodococcus sp. SBT000017 genome:
- a CDS encoding DUF4188 domain-containing protein, producing MPPIIDGRRTVESERDTVTVFLIGMRINNPVAVRSWLPAVRAMPRMLGHLEQDPASGLLGYHSWLGRTTMLVSYWRTAEDLTRFASDPDAPHAPAWRAFNRSVAATRHVGVWHETYTATAQNSEAIYVNMPGFGLAGAIGGLPVGTGSQTWKQRMKSAK from the coding sequence ATGCCACCCATCATCGACGGACGCCGCACGGTCGAATCCGAACGAGACACCGTCACTGTCTTCCTCATCGGAATGCGTATCAACAATCCGGTGGCCGTTCGCTCGTGGCTACCCGCGGTGCGCGCGATGCCGCGGATGCTCGGCCATCTCGAGCAGGATCCCGCCTCCGGGCTGCTCGGCTATCACTCGTGGCTGGGACGCACCACCATGTTGGTCAGCTACTGGCGCACTGCCGAGGACTTGACGCGATTCGCCTCCGATCCCGACGCACCACATGCACCCGCCTGGCGCGCCTTCAACCGATCGGTGGCCGCAACCCGCCACGTCGGCGTGTGGCACGAAACCTATACCGCGACAGCACAGAACAGTGAGGCGATCTACGTCAACATGCCTGGGTTCGGCCTCGCGGGAGCCATCGGTGGACTCCCGGTCGGTACGGGCTCGCAGACGTGGAAGCAGCGAATGAAGTCCGCGAAGTAG
- a CDS encoding NADH-quinone oxidoreductase subunit J, translating into MTATVQLALDATSTGEAVQFWTLGVVAVIGALGVVMSTKAVYSALFLAATMVVLATFYMAQGALFLGVVQIVVYTGAVMMLFLFVLMLVGVDTSESLTETLRGHRIAAVVIGIGFGLLIIGVLLRDAANAGRLDFAGLDAVNSAGNVEGLAELIFVEYVWAFELTGALLITATIGAMILAHREALGPVKGQREMAQDRFRDGSRVTPLPSPGVYARHNGVDRRALLPDGTESESSVNAMFADPRSQYKVDGGDER; encoded by the coding sequence ATGACTGCCACAGTGCAGCTCGCCCTCGATGCCACGTCCACCGGTGAGGCCGTGCAGTTCTGGACCCTGGGTGTCGTTGCCGTCATCGGTGCCCTCGGGGTGGTGATGAGCACCAAGGCAGTCTACTCGGCGTTGTTCCTCGCTGCCACGATGGTGGTACTGGCCACCTTCTACATGGCGCAGGGGGCGTTGTTCCTCGGTGTCGTGCAGATCGTCGTCTACACCGGCGCGGTGATGATGCTGTTCCTGTTCGTTCTGATGCTCGTCGGAGTCGACACGTCGGAGTCGCTGACCGAAACCCTGCGCGGTCACCGCATTGCAGCCGTCGTCATCGGAATCGGCTTCGGACTGTTGATCATCGGGGTACTGCTGCGCGACGCGGCAAATGCCGGTCGGCTCGACTTCGCCGGTCTCGACGCCGTCAACTCCGCCGGAAACGTCGAGGGCCTGGCAGAGCTGATCTTCGTCGAGTACGTGTGGGCGTTCGAGTTGACCGGGGCGCTGCTGATCACTGCCACCATCGGAGCGATGATTCTGGCGCACCGGGAAGCTCTGGGGCCGGTCAAGGGTCAGCGAGAAATGGCACAGGATCGATTCCGCGACGGCTCGAGGGTGACACCGCTGCCGAGTCCTGGGGTGTACGCCAGACACAACGGGGTCGATCGCCGCGCCTTGTTGCCCGACGGAACCGAGTCCGAGTCCTCCGTCAACGCCATGTTCGCCGATCCTCGAAGCCAGTACAAGGTGGACGGGGGTGACGAGCGATGA
- the nuoH gene encoding NADH-quinone oxidoreductase subunit NuoH: MIVAAPTDLSMFGTDPWWLVVGKALAVFVFLVLTPLVAIYAERKIMAWMQMRVGPNRVGPWGLLQSLMDGIKLALKEGITPTGVDKPIYILAPIISVVPAFMAFAVIPFGPEVSVFGTTTPLQMTDLPVGVLYILAVTSVGVYGIVLAGWASGSTYPLLGALRSTAQVISYEVAMGLSFAAVFLYAGTMSTSGIVAAQQNTWYVFLLLPSFLVYVTAMVGETNRAPFDLPEAEGELVGGFHTEYSSLRFAMFMLAEYINMVTVSALATTLFLGGWRAPIPLSLWSGANSGWWPVLWFTLKVWVFLFVFIWLRSTLPRLRYDQFMNFGWKILIPVALIWVMVIATVRVLGADRYDVPLVTFGVSMIFAVAVLGALLLMVRRRARERNVPPPLPVAEFDALAGGFPIPPIPTQGSNFPSRHAGVRSPAARSPKENADA, encoded by the coding sequence ATGATCGTGGCCGCGCCGACCGATCTGTCGATGTTCGGCACCGATCCGTGGTGGTTGGTTGTCGGGAAGGCCTTGGCGGTCTTCGTGTTCCTGGTGCTCACGCCGCTGGTGGCGATCTATGCCGAACGCAAGATCATGGCGTGGATGCAGATGCGGGTGGGGCCCAACCGGGTGGGTCCCTGGGGTCTGTTGCAGTCGCTGATGGACGGCATCAAGCTGGCGCTGAAAGAGGGGATCACTCCGACCGGCGTCGACAAGCCGATTTACATTCTGGCTCCGATCATTTCGGTGGTTCCTGCGTTCATGGCCTTCGCGGTGATTCCGTTCGGTCCCGAGGTGTCGGTGTTCGGTACGACGACGCCGCTGCAGATGACCGACCTGCCGGTGGGTGTTCTGTACATTCTCGCGGTCACGTCGGTGGGGGTGTACGGGATCGTGTTGGCAGGGTGGGCGTCGGGCTCGACGTACCCGCTACTCGGTGCTTTGCGTTCGACGGCGCAGGTGATTTCCTACGAGGTCGCAATGGGCCTGTCGTTCGCGGCGGTCTTCCTGTACGCGGGCACCATGTCGACGTCCGGAATCGTTGCTGCGCAACAGAACACCTGGTACGTGTTTCTGCTGCTGCCGTCGTTCCTGGTGTACGTGACGGCGATGGTCGGCGAAACCAACCGCGCTCCGTTCGATCTGCCCGAGGCGGAGGGTGAGTTGGTGGGCGGTTTCCACACCGAGTACTCGTCTCTTCGTTTCGCCATGTTCATGCTCGCCGAGTACATCAACATGGTCACCGTGTCGGCGCTCGCGACCACGCTGTTCCTCGGCGGCTGGCGGGCTCCGATTCCGCTGAGTCTGTGGAGCGGTGCCAATTCGGGCTGGTGGCCGGTGCTGTGGTTCACCCTCAAGGTGTGGGTGTTCCTGTTCGTGTTCATCTGGCTGCGTTCGACCCTGCCGAGGCTGCGCTACGACCAGTTCATGAACTTCGGCTGGAAGATTCTGATTCCCGTTGCCCTGATCTGGGTGATGGTGATCGCGACGGTGCGCGTCCTCGGGGCCGATCGGTACGACGTACCGCTGGTCACGTTCGGTGTGTCGATGATCTTCGCGGTGGCCGTGCTGGGTGCGCTGCTGCTGATGGTGCGCAGGCGTGCCCGGGAACGGAACGTGCCACCTCCTCTACCCGTCGCCGAGTTCGATGCTCTGGCAGGCGGATTCCCGATACCTCCCATTCCCACGCAGGGCTCGAATTTCCCGAGCCGGCATGCCGGTGTGCGCTCGCCCGCCGCCAGGTCACCGAAGGAGAACGCCGATGCCTGA
- the nuoF gene encoding NADH-quinone oxidoreductase subunit NuoF yields the protein MALTPVLSEFWDEKNSWTLDTYRSHEGYRGLEKALAMDPDDLIAFVKDSGLRGRGGAGFPTGTKWSFIPQGDGKAHYLVVNADESEPGTCKDMPLMMASPHTLIEGIIIAAYAIRASHAFVYVRGEVVPVLRRLQAAVAETYAAGYLGKGVLGTGFDLELVIHAGAGAYICGEETALLDSLEGRRGQPRLRPPFPAVAGLYARPTVVNNVESIASVPVILRNGIEWFRSMGSEKSPGFTLYSISGHVCRPGQYEAPLGITLRELLDYAGGVRPGHELKFWTPGGSSTPMFTGDHLDVPLDYEGVGAAGSMLGTKALQIFDDTTCVVRAVLRWTEFYAHESCGKCTPCREGTYWLVQILRRVDGGTGSEADLTTLLDIADGIAGKSFCALGDGAASPIVSSLKYFRDEYIRHVTEQGCPFDPHRSTLMAEELTS from the coding sequence ATGGCCCTGACGCCGGTGCTGAGCGAATTCTGGGACGAGAAGAACTCGTGGACACTCGACACCTACCGCAGTCACGAGGGATATCGAGGCCTGGAAAAGGCCCTGGCCATGGACCCCGACGATCTCATCGCCTTCGTCAAGGATTCCGGTCTGCGCGGTCGTGGCGGTGCAGGATTCCCGACCGGAACGAAGTGGAGCTTCATCCCACAGGGTGACGGGAAAGCTCACTACCTGGTGGTCAACGCCGACGAGTCGGAGCCGGGTACGTGCAAGGACATGCCATTGATGATGGCGAGCCCGCACACGTTGATCGAGGGGATCATTATCGCGGCGTACGCTATTCGGGCATCGCACGCCTTCGTGTACGTCCGCGGTGAAGTGGTACCGGTGCTGCGCCGTCTGCAGGCCGCGGTTGCCGAGACATACGCGGCCGGATACCTGGGCAAGGGCGTTCTCGGAACGGGATTCGATCTCGAACTGGTGATCCATGCCGGTGCCGGCGCGTACATCTGCGGCGAGGAGACGGCTCTGCTCGACTCGTTGGAGGGTCGCCGCGGACAACCCCGGCTGCGTCCACCGTTCCCCGCGGTCGCAGGCCTGTACGCGCGCCCGACAGTGGTCAACAACGTCGAATCGATCGCCAGCGTTCCGGTGATCCTGCGCAACGGAATCGAATGGTTCCGGTCGATGGGCAGCGAGAAGTCACCCGGATTCACCCTCTACTCGATCTCCGGCCACGTGTGTCGCCCCGGCCAGTACGAGGCCCCGCTGGGCATCACCCTGCGGGAACTGCTGGACTACGCGGGCGGCGTCCGGCCCGGTCACGAGCTCAAGTTCTGGACACCGGGAGGATCGTCGACACCGATGTTCACCGGCGATCACCTCGACGTGCCACTCGACTACGAAGGCGTCGGCGCCGCCGGATCGATGCTGGGAACCAAGGCATTGCAGATCTTCGACGACACGACGTGCGTGGTGCGAGCGGTGTTGCGATGGACGGAGTTCTACGCACACGAATCCTGCGGCAAATGCACCCCGTGCCGAGAGGGAACCTACTGGCTGGTGCAGATACTGCGCCGCGTCGACGGCGGAACCGGCAGCGAAGCGGACCTCACCACGTTGCTCGACATCGCGGACGGCATCGCCGGAAAGTCGTTCTGCGCCTTGGGAGACGGAGCCGCTAGCCCCATCGTGTCCTCGCTGAAGTACTTCCGCGACGAGTACATCCGACACGTCACCGAACAGGGATGCCCCTTCGATCCACACCGATCGACTCTGATGGCAGAGGAGCTGACGTCATGA
- the nuoI gene encoding NADH-quinone oxidoreductase subunit NuoI has translation MPEFLGPIAGFGVTFATMFKKAETELYPEEKKPTEVRYHGRHQLNRYADGLEKCIGCELCAWACPADAIYVEGADNTETERFSPGERYGGVYQINYLRCIGCGLCVEACPTRALTMTNEYELAGDNRADLIYEKESLLAPLQPEMVAPPHAMAPGLSAEDYYRGTVTGHETPAESAAEPASEPEGGSVR, from the coding sequence ATGCCTGAATTTCTCGGTCCCATAGCGGGTTTCGGGGTCACGTTCGCCACGATGTTCAAGAAGGCCGAGACGGAGCTGTATCCGGAGGAGAAGAAGCCCACCGAGGTTCGCTACCACGGTCGGCATCAGCTCAATCGGTACGCCGACGGTCTCGAGAAGTGCATCGGCTGCGAGCTCTGCGCGTGGGCCTGCCCGGCCGACGCCATCTACGTCGAAGGAGCCGACAACACCGAGACCGAGAGGTTCTCTCCGGGTGAGCGTTACGGCGGGGTCTACCAAATCAACTACCTGCGGTGCATCGGGTGCGGATTGTGTGTGGAGGCCTGTCCCACACGGGCTCTGACGATGACCAACGAGTACGAACTCGCCGGTGACAACAGAGCCGATCTGATCTACGAGAAGGAATCTCTGTTGGCCCCTCTGCAACCGGAGATGGTGGCACCACCGCACGCGATGGCACCGGGCCTTTCGGCCGAGGACTACTACCGGGGAACCGTCACCGGCCACGAGACCCCAGCGGAGTCCGCAGCCGAACCCGCATCCGAACCCGAGGGCGGTTCGGTTCGATGA
- the nuoK gene encoding NADH-quinone oxidoreductase subunit NuoK — translation MNPENYLYLSVLLFTIGAAGVIVRRNAIIVFMCIELMLNAVNLAFVTFSRMHGNLDGQLFAFFTMVVAAAEVVVGLAIIMAIFRSRRSISMDENSLMKN, via the coding sequence ATGAATCCGGAGAACTATCTCTATCTGTCCGTTCTGCTGTTCACGATCGGAGCGGCGGGTGTCATCGTCAGACGCAACGCCATCATCGTGTTCATGTGTATCGAATTGATGCTCAACGCAGTCAATCTGGCGTTCGTCACTTTCTCCCGCATGCACGGCAATCTCGACGGACAGTTGTTCGCGTTCTTCACCATGGTGGTCGCCGCCGCCGAGGTGGTGGTGGGCCTGGCCATCATCATGGCCATCTTCCGATCTCGTCGGTCGATTTCGATGGACGAGAACTCCCTGATGAAGAATTGA
- the nuoN gene encoding NADH-quinone oxidoreductase subunit NuoN: MTTPEVQYGLLAPMLIVFSVAVLGVLVEAFVPLRARRITHLSLALAGLVAALAAILGLAGTEASAMSGAVAIDGPTLFLQGTIVLVSIPAIALLAERTVAVTSAGAERRIDSFTPQASTTPGSVAEKEAIDAGVAQTEVFPLAMFAIGGMLLFPASTDLLTMFVALEVLSLPLYLLCGLARRRRLLSQEAALKYFLLGAFSSAFFLFGVAFLYGYAGTVRLDGIADAIAADGQGRSLALIGTALLAVGLLFKVGAVPFHSWIPDVYQGAPTPVTALMATVTKVAAFGAILRIFGMALPGLESSWRPMLWVVAIATMVLGSVVAVTQTDVKRMLAYSSVAHTGFILTGVTALGDPGDVGDSGVSATMFYLLAYAFSTLGGFAIIGLARDERGEVSDLERWAGIGRRSPLVAAVFGLFLLSFAGIPLTSGFIGKFAVFNAASGAGGAALVVVGVVCSAIAAFFYVRVIVLMFFTDPGGRTATIVRPTASVSCAIGLSVVVTVVLGVFPQPVLDLAARAGNFL; this comes from the coding sequence ATGACCACACCCGAGGTGCAGTACGGTTTGCTGGCACCGATGTTGATCGTGTTTTCGGTCGCAGTGCTCGGTGTTCTCGTCGAAGCGTTCGTGCCGCTGCGGGCCCGTCGGATCACGCATCTGAGTCTCGCTCTCGCGGGACTGGTGGCGGCGCTGGCGGCGATCCTCGGTCTGGCAGGCACCGAGGCGTCGGCGATGTCCGGGGCGGTAGCGATCGACGGTCCCACCCTTTTTCTGCAGGGAACCATTGTGCTGGTGTCGATTCCGGCAATCGCACTGCTCGCGGAGCGCACCGTTGCAGTGACGTCGGCCGGTGCCGAACGCCGCATAGATTCGTTCACTCCGCAGGCATCGACCACTCCGGGCAGCGTGGCGGAGAAGGAGGCCATCGACGCAGGCGTCGCCCAGACCGAGGTGTTTCCTCTGGCGATGTTCGCGATCGGCGGCATGTTGTTGTTTCCGGCGTCCACGGATCTGCTGACGATGTTCGTGGCGCTCGAAGTGCTGTCGTTGCCGCTGTATCTGCTCTGCGGACTGGCCCGACGGCGGCGGTTGCTCTCTCAGGAAGCGGCTCTCAAATACTTTCTGCTGGGCGCGTTCTCGTCCGCCTTCTTCCTGTTCGGGGTCGCGTTCCTGTACGGATACGCCGGAACCGTTCGGTTGGACGGCATCGCCGACGCCATCGCGGCGGACGGTCAGGGTAGATCGCTCGCGCTGATCGGAACCGCCTTGCTCGCCGTGGGTCTGCTGTTCAAGGTCGGTGCTGTGCCCTTCCACTCGTGGATTCCCGACGTCTACCAGGGTGCCCCCACGCCGGTGACGGCACTGATGGCCACGGTGACCAAGGTCGCGGCTTTCGGTGCGATTCTCCGCATCTTCGGGATGGCGCTACCCGGTCTCGAATCGAGTTGGCGGCCGATGCTGTGGGTCGTCGCCATCGCGACGATGGTGCTGGGTTCGGTTGTCGCGGTGACGCAGACCGATGTGAAACGGATGCTGGCCTACTCGTCCGTTGCGCACACCGGATTCATCCTCACCGGAGTGACGGCACTGGGTGATCCGGGTGACGTGGGTGATTCCGGTGTGTCGGCCACGATGTTCTATCTGTTGGCGTATGCCTTCAGCACTCTCGGGGGGTTCGCGATCATCGGGTTGGCACGCGACGAACGCGGTGAGGTGAGTGATCTGGAACGGTGGGCGGGAATCGGTCGACGCTCTCCGCTGGTGGCTGCGGTCTTCGGATTGTTCTTGCTCTCGTTCGCCGGCATACCGCTCACCAGTGGCTTCATCGGCAAGTTCGCGGTGTTCAATGCTGCCTCGGGTGCCGGGGGAGCGGCACTGGTCGTGGTCGGCGTGGTGTGCAGCGCGATTGCAGCGTTCTTCTACGTACGGGTGATCGTGCTGATGTTCTTCACCGATCCGGGAGGCAGGACCGCCACGATCGTGCGCCCGACGGCCTCGGTATCGTGCGCGATCGGGCTCTCGGTGGTGGTCACCGTGGTTCTCGGAGTCTTCCCACAGCCCGTTCTCGACCTCGCTGCGCGTGCCGGGAACTTCCTGTAG
- the nuoE gene encoding NADH-quinone oxidoreductase subunit NuoE: protein MIAPRSEPVLVPLGARPEEAVQLVGPDARASYPADVRARLRADADIVLARYPQARSALLPLLHLVQSEDGYLTPAGIEFCSDVVDLTGAEVTAVATFYSMYRREPTGNYRVGVCTNTLCAVMGGDAIMDALRDHLDIDHGGTTADGAITLEHIECNAACDFAPVMMVNWEFFDNRTPASARELVDALRSGAQVTPTRGAPLCTFRETERILAGFADDRPGALESSGSAGEATLAGLRYALEHSMSAPRADAGSPDDHPDLGAEAVAETVREKPAPAPSATVPPQPNTTETDPPTKGM from the coding sequence ATGATCGCGCCACGCTCGGAGCCGGTGCTCGTCCCACTCGGAGCCCGTCCCGAGGAAGCCGTACAACTGGTCGGCCCCGACGCACGCGCGTCCTATCCGGCCGACGTCCGGGCCCGGCTGCGCGCCGACGCCGACATCGTGCTCGCCCGCTACCCTCAGGCTCGATCGGCGTTGCTGCCGTTGCTGCACCTGGTGCAATCCGAGGACGGATATCTCACGCCTGCCGGAATCGAATTCTGCTCGGATGTAGTCGATCTCACCGGAGCAGAGGTGACCGCGGTCGCGACGTTCTACTCGATGTATCGCCGCGAGCCCACTGGCAACTATCGCGTCGGAGTGTGCACCAACACCCTGTGCGCCGTCATGGGCGGTGACGCCATCATGGATGCCTTGCGGGATCATCTCGATATCGACCACGGCGGAACCACGGCCGACGGTGCCATCACCCTCGAGCACATCGAGTGCAACGCCGCGTGCGACTTCGCGCCGGTGATGATGGTCAACTGGGAATTCTTCGACAACAGAACTCCGGCGTCGGCGCGGGAACTTGTCGACGCGCTTCGATCCGGTGCGCAGGTGACCCCGACCCGCGGCGCTCCGCTGTGCACGTTCCGCGAGACCGAGCGAATTCTGGCCGGGTTCGCCGACGACCGACCCGGGGCACTCGAATCCTCCGGCAGCGCAGGCGAAGCCACTCTCGCCGGCCTCCGGTACGCGCTAGAGCACTCGATGTCGGCTCCCCGGGCCGACGCCGGCTCCCCGGACGATCACCCCGATCTGGGTGCCGAAGCAGTGGCGGAGACGGTGCGCGAGAAACCCGCTCCGGCTCCTTCGGCCACCGTTCCACCGCAGCCGAACACCACCGAAACCGATCCGCCGACGAAGGGGATGTGA
- a CDS encoding NADH-quinone oxidoreductase subunit M, translating into MLGAIVVALVPAARPTVARSVAVGFAAGTLAVSVALAVSFDSGGDRYQFVEDHAWIAAFGARYTLGLDGIGLVLVLLTTVLTPLLLVAGWNDGTRVANYGSRRVSHTYMALILVVESMVLVSFTALDVLLFYIFFEAMLIPMYFLIGGFGGVHRTRAAVKFLLYNLFGGLVMLAAVIGLYVVTARPDGPFDGGTFDLRAIADAAASGGLGVDPMVLNALFLGFMFAFAIKAPLWPFHSWLPDAAVQSTPATAVLMMSVVDKVGTFAMLRFCLELFPGPSQTFAPWIITLAVIGIVYGAILAIGQTDMMRLIAYTSISHFGFIILGIFAMTGQSQAGATLYMVNHGISTAALFLIAGFLVSRRGSRAIADYGGVQKVAPVLAGTFLISGLATLSLPGLAPFVSEFLVLIGTFGRYGVAAIVAAGALVLSAIYILWLYQRVMTGPVREGNETVPDLVRRELVVVVPLIALLIVLGVYPKPALDVITPAVQSTIVDSSGGQR; encoded by the coding sequence ATGCTCGGCGCGATCGTCGTCGCCCTGGTGCCCGCCGCTCGCCCGACCGTCGCGCGCAGTGTCGCAGTGGGTTTCGCTGCCGGGACCTTGGCCGTGTCGGTCGCCTTGGCGGTGTCGTTCGACTCCGGTGGTGATCGGTACCAGTTCGTCGAAGACCACGCCTGGATAGCGGCTTTCGGTGCGCGGTACACCCTCGGCCTGGACGGAATCGGCCTCGTTCTGGTGTTGCTCACCACCGTTCTCACGCCCTTGCTGCTCGTCGCGGGCTGGAACGACGGCACTCGCGTCGCGAACTACGGCTCCCGTCGGGTGTCGCACACGTACATGGCGTTGATCCTGGTGGTCGAGTCGATGGTGCTGGTGTCGTTCACCGCGTTGGACGTGTTGTTGTTCTACATCTTCTTCGAGGCGATGCTGATTCCGATGTACTTCCTCATCGGTGGCTTCGGGGGAGTCCATCGAACGCGCGCCGCGGTGAAGTTCCTGTTGTACAACCTGTTCGGCGGTCTGGTGATGTTGGCGGCCGTCATCGGCCTGTACGTGGTGACCGCGAGACCCGACGGGCCTTTCGACGGCGGGACATTCGATCTGCGCGCGATCGCCGATGCGGCTGCATCGGGCGGACTCGGTGTGGATCCGATGGTTCTGAATGCGCTGTTCCTCGGCTTCATGTTCGCTTTCGCGATCAAGGCACCGTTGTGGCCGTTCCATTCGTGGCTACCCGACGCCGCTGTCCAATCCACACCCGCGACTGCGGTGCTGATGATGTCGGTGGTGGACAAGGTCGGCACGTTCGCGATGCTGCGGTTCTGTCTCGAACTGTTCCCCGGCCCGTCGCAGACGTTCGCGCCGTGGATCATCACTCTCGCGGTCATCGGCATCGTCTACGGCGCGATACTGGCGATCGGCCAGACCGACATGATGAGACTGATTGCCTACACGTCGATTTCGCACTTCGGATTCATCATCCTCGGCATCTTCGCCATGACCGGCCAGAGTCAGGCCGGCGCCACGCTGTACATGGTCAACCACGGAATCTCGACGGCCGCACTGTTCTTGATCGCGGGCTTCCTCGTGTCGCGTCGAGGGTCACGAGCTATCGCCGACTACGGCGGGGTGCAGAAGGTGGCACCGGTGCTTGCCGGGACGTTCTTGATCTCGGGGCTTGCCACGCTCTCGCTCCCCGGCCTCGCGCCGTTCGTGAGCGAATTCCTCGTGCTGATCGGCACGTTCGGTCGATACGGCGTCGCCGCGATAGTGGCCGCAGGAGCCCTCGTGCTGTCGGCGATCTACATTCTGTGGCTCTACCAGCGCGTCATGACCGGCCCGGTCCGGGAGGGCAACGAGACGGTGCCCGATCTCGTTCGACGCGAGCTGGTTGTGGTGGTGCCGTTGATCGCGTTGCTGATCGTGCTCGGGGTGTATCCGAAACCTGCGCTCGATGTCATCACTCCGGCAGTGCAATCCACGATAGTCGACAGTTCAGGAGGTCAGCGATGA
- the nuoL gene encoding NADH-quinone oxidoreductase subunit L codes for MMSMLWLLPALPAFGAAFLLLGGRRTDRWGHLVATAAAASSFVVAAVVFGSMLGRAESGRAFTQTLFRWVPVDELQVEFGLRADQLSICFVLLITGVGSLIHVYSIGYMSHDAERRRFFAYLNLFLAAMLLLVLADNFLGLYLGWEGVGLASYLLIGFWQHKPSAASAARKAFVVNRVGDIGLAVALMIMFVNFGSVQYDDVFAGIGEASESVATAMALMLLLAACGKSAQVPLQSWLGDAMEGPTPVSALIHAATMVTAGVYLIVRSGPVFEASPAARAATVTVGAVTLLFGAVIGCAKDDIKKALAASTMSQIGYMVLAAGLGPSGYAYAIVLLISHGFFKAGLFLGAGSVMHAMNDETDMRRFGGLRAAMPITFVTFGLGYLAIIGLPPFSGFFAKDPIIEVAFAAEGVAGPVLGCVTLLGAGLTAFYMTRVMLLTFFGPKRWSAQAHPHEASATMTAPMIVLAVGSVASGAFLAVGGRLEAWLEPVVGSAHEEHAIPAWVVTVAVLVVVLIGATLAYRKYIVGEVPPTPPEDVSALTRAARADLYGDAVNEAAFMRPGQTLTRAMVHADNGIDAVVDGVGSSIGGASTRSGRLQTGYVRSYALAMFAGAVLVVLMVVAL; via the coding sequence ATGATGTCGATGCTGTGGCTTCTTCCGGCTCTGCCTGCATTCGGTGCAGCGTTCCTGCTGCTCGGTGGCAGGCGCACCGACCGCTGGGGGCACCTCGTCGCGACGGCGGCGGCAGCGTCCTCGTTCGTCGTGGCTGCGGTGGTGTTCGGCTCGATGCTCGGCCGCGCCGAGTCGGGCCGAGCCTTCACCCAGACCCTGTTCCGGTGGGTTCCGGTCGACGAATTGCAGGTCGAGTTCGGCTTGCGCGCAGATCAATTGTCGATCTGCTTCGTCCTGCTGATCACCGGTGTCGGGTCGCTCATTCACGTGTACTCCATCGGCTACATGAGCCACGACGCCGAGCGGCGGCGCTTCTTCGCGTACCTCAACCTGTTTCTGGCAGCCATGCTGCTGCTGGTTCTGGCCGACAACTTCCTCGGCCTCTATCTGGGGTGGGAGGGTGTGGGTCTGGCGTCGTATCTGCTCATCGGCTTCTGGCAACACAAGCCGTCGGCTGCGTCGGCTGCCCGAAAAGCGTTCGTGGTCAACCGAGTCGGCGATATCGGCTTGGCCGTTGCGCTGATGATCATGTTCGTCAACTTCGGCTCCGTGCAGTACGACGACGTGTTCGCCGGAATTGGCGAGGCGAGCGAATCGGTGGCCACCGCCATGGCACTGATGTTGTTGTTGGCGGCGTGTGGAAAGTCGGCGCAGGTGCCGCTGCAGTCGTGGCTCGGCGACGCCATGGAGGGCCCGACACCGGTATCGGCATTGATTCACGCGGCCACGATGGTCACGGCCGGGGTGTATCTCATCGTCCGCTCGGGACCGGTGTTCGAGGCGTCGCCCGCCGCCCGCGCTGCCACCGTCACAGTCGGGGCGGTCACCTTGCTGTTCGGAGCCGTCATCGGTTGTGCGAAGGACGACATCAAGAAGGCGCTCGCGGCGTCGACGATGAGTCAGATCGGGTACATGGTGCTCGCGGCCGGGCTCGGCCCCTCCGGGTACGCGTACGCCATCGTGCTCCTGATCTCGCACGGCTTCTTCAAAGCGGGATTGTTCCTGGGCGCGGGCTCGGTGATGCACGCGATGAACGACGAGACCGACATGCGACGGTTCGGTGGACTCCGCGCCGCGATGCCGATCACGTTCGTCACGTTCGGCCTCGGGTATCTCGCCATCATCGGACTGCCGCCGTTCTCCGGCTTCTTCGCCAAGGATCCGATCATCGAGGTCGCCTTCGCCGCCGAGGGAGTGGCAGGCCCGGTTCTCGGCTGCGTGACTTTGCTCGGTGCAGGCCTGACGGCCTTCTACATGACTCGGGTGATGCTGTTGACGTTCTTCGGTCCGAAACGCTGGTCCGCGCAGGCACATCCGCACGAGGCGTCGGCGACGATGACCGCACCGATGATCGTGTTGGCCGTCGGCTCGGTGGCGTCGGGTGCCTTTCTCGCGGTGGGCGGACGCCTCGAGGCATGGCTCGAACCCGTGGTGGGATCGGCACACGAGGAGCACGCGATTCCGGCATGGGTGGTCACCGTCGCCGTCCTGGTGGTCGTGCTGATAGGCGCGACCCTCGCCTACCGCAAGTACATCGTCGGTGAGGTTCCACCGACGCCACCCGAGGATGTGTCGGCCCTGACCCGAGCTGCACGTGCCGATCTCTACGGAGATGCCGTCAACGAGGCGGCATTCATGCGTCCAGGACAGACCCTGACGCGCGCAATGGTGCACGCCGACAACGGTATCGACGCCGTCGTGGACGGGGTGGGTAGCTCGATCGGTGGCGCATCGACGCGGTCCGGGCGGCTGCAGACGGGATATGTGCGGTCGTATGCGTTGGCGATGTTCGCGGGAGCTGTTCTCGTGGTCCTGATGGTGGTGGCTCTGTGA